From Oenococcus sicerae, the proteins below share one genomic window:
- a CDS encoding C39 family peptidase, producing MKSNWKQTKVPDETYVLLGVENIDQNAFGAINGCEAASLLEGLHFVDKAKEFDYPSFLKTMPIDPDGNPNQAFGGSAFFDTPGKLEAIFIKPLIEWGSHFGHLSNLSGLKLAALSDIIRTGKPILVYVSIGFRPFSKEKFSFGEELTNNHAVILDGFSEHFVHLSDPIDGRYWLKKNKFEEIYKVRKWAVAIS from the coding sequence ATGAAATCTAACTGGAAACAAACAAAAGTACCAGACGAAACTTACGTGCTGCTGGGTGTTGAAAATATTGATCAAAATGCTTTTGGTGCGATCAACGGTTGCGAAGCAGCAAGTTTGCTTGAAGGTCTGCATTTTGTCGATAAGGCTAAGGAATTTGACTATCCAAGCTTTTTGAAAACAATGCCGATTGATCCAGATGGCAACCCTAATCAAGCATTCGGCGGATCCGCTTTTTTCGATACGCCTGGCAAACTTGAAGCTATTTTTATTAAACCTTTAATTGAGTGGGGATCGCATTTTGGCCATCTAAGCAATTTGAGTGGTCTGAAATTAGCAGCCTTATCAGATATAATTCGCACAGGAAAACCGATCTTGGTTTATGTTTCGATCGGTTTTCGACCTTTTTCTAAGGAAAAATTTTCTTTCGGCGAAGAATTAACAAATAATCATGCTGTCATTTTGGACGGTTTTTCCGAACACTTCGTACACCTCTCCGATCCGATCGATGGCCGATACTGGTTGAAAAAAAATAAATTTGAAGAAATTTACAAAGTCAGAAAATGGGCCGTTGCCATCAGTTGA
- the pepF gene encoding oligoendopeptidase F — MAELKARSTFQEKYKWDLRPLFADENAYLRAISDVLDQINEFQKNFDGHLKTLDDFQRALKVYEQLGIAIDQIANYGFMPQSSDFSDEKFGEVAHAAQDFTTKASVALSFWDDALVNADPNVLNELSQEPQYQELIRKTKLTKKTYLGKDIEKTISNLQSALETPYDVYTKLRAGDYHMADFQVAGKNYPNSFVSYENFYQNDENAEIREASFRSFSQGLRANQNAAAATYLNQVTNEKTLSEMRGYDSVFDYLLAPQEVDRSMFDRQIDLIMTDFAPVAQKYLKHVAQVNHLSKLSFADWKLDIDPELNPEVSIEDSYDYVMKATAQLGDEYSQTIKNFLKDRWVDFPANTGKDSGGYTTFPYGVHPFILMSWTGRLSDVYTLIHEIGHAGQGALSAKNQSYYNYEPSTYYVEAASTFNELLLSDYLENQSDDPRTKRFALAHRLSDTYFHNFITHLTEAAFQREVYTLIDQGGSFNADKLNQIMKHVLSTFWGDAVEIDDDAALTWMRQAHYYMGLYSYTYSAGLTISTQGFINLKNDPEKGRRSWLDFLKLGGSKAPIEAAKIAAVDVTTDVPLRNTIQFLSDTVDKIIAYSDEI; from the coding sequence ATGGCAGAATTAAAAGCACGTTCAACGTTTCAGGAAAAATATAAGTGGGATCTCAGACCGCTATTTGCGGACGAAAATGCTTATTTACGGGCAATAAGCGATGTTTTGGATCAAATTAATGAATTTCAAAAAAATTTCGATGGTCATTTAAAAACGCTTGATGACTTTCAAAGAGCACTAAAAGTCTATGAACAGTTAGGCATTGCGATCGATCAAATTGCTAATTACGGCTTCATGCCGCAATCTTCGGACTTTTCAGACGAAAAATTTGGTGAAGTTGCCCATGCCGCTCAAGATTTTACGACCAAAGCCAGCGTTGCGCTTAGTTTTTGGGACGATGCTTTAGTAAATGCTGATCCTAATGTTTTGAACGAACTTAGCCAAGAGCCACAATACCAAGAGCTGATCCGAAAAACCAAGTTGACGAAAAAAACTTATCTGGGCAAAGATATCGAAAAAACGATCTCTAACCTGCAAAGCGCGCTAGAAACACCCTATGATGTCTACACAAAATTGCGTGCCGGTGATTATCACATGGCAGATTTTCAAGTAGCAGGTAAAAATTATCCAAATTCATTTGTCAGCTATGAAAATTTTTATCAAAATGATGAAAACGCTGAAATTAGAGAGGCCTCTTTTCGTTCATTTTCACAGGGTTTGCGGGCTAATCAGAACGCTGCTGCAGCTACCTATTTAAACCAAGTGACAAATGAAAAAACACTCTCAGAAATGCGTGGTTATGATTCTGTTTTTGATTATCTGTTAGCACCGCAAGAGGTCGATCGCAGTATGTTCGACCGGCAAATTGACCTGATCATGACTGATTTTGCGCCAGTTGCTCAAAAATACTTGAAACACGTGGCTCAGGTTAACCATTTGTCAAAACTCAGCTTTGCTGATTGGAAGTTAGATATTGATCCCGAACTCAATCCAGAAGTTTCGATCGAAGACAGTTACGATTACGTCATGAAGGCAACAGCTCAGCTGGGCGATGAATACAGTCAAACGATCAAAAACTTTCTCAAAGATCGTTGGGTCGATTTCCCAGCCAATACAGGCAAAGATTCCGGAGGCTATACCACATTCCCTTATGGCGTCCATCCTTTTATTCTCATGAGTTGGACCGGCCGTTTATCAGATGTTTACACACTTATCCATGAAATCGGTCATGCTGGTCAAGGTGCCCTATCAGCCAAGAATCAAAGTTACTACAACTATGAACCGTCTACTTATTATGTCGAGGCAGCCTCAACTTTTAATGAACTGCTCTTATCCGATTATTTGGAGAATCAATCCGATGATCCAAGAACAAAACGTTTTGCCCTCGCCCATCGTTTAAGCGACACTTATTTCCACAATTTTATTACGCATTTGACCGAAGCGGCTTTCCAGCGAGAAGTTTATACACTGATTGATCAAGGCGGTTCTTTTAATGCTGATAAGCTGAATCAGATCATGAAACACGTTCTGTCCACATTCTGGGGAGATGCTGTTGAAATTGATGATGATGCCGCTTTGACCTGGATGCGTCAGGCACATTATTACATGGGTCTGTATTCCTATACTTATTCCGCAGGATTAACAATTTCGACTCAAGGATTCATTAATTTAAAAAATGATCCGGAAAAAGGTCGCAGATCTTGGCTGGATTTCTTAAAACTTGGTGGATCTAAAGCGCCGATCGAAGCAGCGAAAATTGCAGCCGTTGATGTCACGACCGATGTTCCTTTGCGCAACACGATCCAATTCTTATCCGATACGGTTGACAAAATTATTGCCTATAGCGATGAAATCTAA